A region of the Pseudarthrobacter oxydans genome:
GGCTGACCACGCTGGGTATCTGCGCCGTCGCAGCGCTCGCTACCCTCCTGTCCCCCGACACCAAGGGCAAGTCGCTCGGCGACCTCGAGACCCGCAAGGGCAAAATTGAGGCGCCAGAGCCCGCTCCTGCCCGTGAAAGCGTGGCGGCGGGGTAACGGATGCGGCCGCGGGACGGGCTACCGCAAGTGGCACCCAAGGCCAAGCGGTCGACGGCGGGACTCCCCGCCGTCGACCGCTTTCGTTAAGAACGTCCTCGACGTCTTCAGGAGGAAACACTGCGGCTTACAGGGAAATTTGCCCAGCAGTCCGTCACACTTAGGAAGGCTATGGATTCTGGGGGATGCCGTCGTTGACTGCCGCCGCCCGGTCACCTGGGGCCGCATCATCATTCTCCGGAAGGCATCAACCATGACCCAGCAACACCCCGACGCGAACTCGGCCCCGCAGGAAAATTACGGCCCGCCTGTGCCCCCTCCTTACAACGGCGCCCAAGCTCCAACCCCGCCGCCCTTCCCCGGCCCGCAGTACTCTGCACAACCGCCTATGCCGCAGCCGCCGCAGTACTCAGGCCAGCCGCCCATGCCCCAGCCGCCGCAGTACTCAAGCCAGCCGCCCATGCCCCAGCCGGGTTACGGTTACCCGCAGTCCAAGTCGAAGATCGCGGCAGGCCTGTTGGGCATATTCCTGGGTGGCCTGGGTATCCACCGCTTTTACCTTGGATATACAAAGATCGGCATCATCCAGCTCGTGCTCGCGATCGTCCTGAGTGTGCTGGGCTTGGGATTCCTCGCCTTGTGGGGCCTTATCGAGGGCATCATGATCCTCGCGGGCGCCGTCTACTTCCAGCGGGACGCCCACGGCGTTCCGCTCCGCAACTAGGCCGAAGGAGACTGCACTTTGACTGAGATCATTCACGACAAGTATGAACAGCTCGAGCAAATCAGGGCCGGGCTCCTGCAGGGAGAAATCGTCTACGCCGTTTACGACTGCATCGGGGTCGGTACCGGCTTCGTGGGCATCACCAACATGCGCGTAATCCTCCAGGACAAGAGCTTCGTCGGAAACAAACTTGCCGTCGTGTCCGTGCCCTACAAGAACATCCGCTCCGTCTCGATGCTGTCCAACAAGTCGATGATGGGCAGGTTCGCGTCAACCTCCAGCATCGGAATCGACACGGGTGGCAGCATCAAGGAAGCGGACTTCCGCGGCGATGACAAAGCCAAGCACGCACATGACTTGATTCTCTGGAACATGCTGAACACCAAATAGCAGTCAGCACGTAGAAGGGCGATCGGATGCTCCGGCCGCCCTTCTACGGCGAGGGAAGTGCCCGGATACCGGCGGCCCAGCCACCCATCGCGTTGTGGGGCAGGGCCGACCGGTTCCGGGGCCCTGACGGCGCCTCGACGTCCACTTTCATGCCGAGGCCGAGTCAAAGCCTTGTCGGCCTTGGCACAACGAACGTACTCTTATAGAGAACCATTAGTTCTCTAAACCGGGGCCCAATGGACCGCAAGCAGCGCCGCAATCCCGCAGTTTCCAACAGCCATTCGTGCGGCACTTCCGGGAATCCTGCCTGTGATGCTTCTGGGGCATTGGACCAACGGCCGCTCCGCCCCCCTCTGTCCCCAGGGAGTCCCGGATGACTGAAAAATTTACCGGGATGCTCGCCGACTTCGGCGCCGCGGACCTGGCGTTGGCTGGCGGAAAGGGAGCCAATCTCGGTGAGCTCGTGCGCCACGGCTTCCCTGTTCCAGCGGGCTTTGTGGTCACAACCGCCGCCTACGCCACCCTGCTGGCAGAAACCGGCCTGGGCGCCGAACTGGAAGGGTTGCTCGAAGCCGAAAACGCCGGAGCACGGATCCGCGCGCTGTTCGCCGAATCCCACGTGCCGGCGTGCGTCACCGCTGATATTGCGGCGGCTTACGCCGCGCTGGGCGGCGGTCCGGTGGCCGTGCGTTCCAGTGCCACCGCCGAAGACCTGCCAGGAGCCGCCTTTGCCGGGCAACAGGACACTTTCCTGAACGTTGTCGGCGAGCAGGCAGTGACCCGTGCCGTGGTGGAATGTTGGGCTTCGCTGTGGACGGACCGCGCCATCGCCTACCGGCAGCGCCAGGAGATCAACCCGCGGGAAGTGTCGATTGCCGTCGTCGTGCAGGACATGGTGCCGGCGGACACCGCGGGAGTCCTGTTCAGCGCGAACCCGGTAACCGGCGAGCGCGGTGAAATCGTGGTCGATGCCAGCCCCGGCCTGGGCGAGGCCGTGGTTTCCGGACGCGTCACGCCGGAACACTACGTGCTGGACCGTTCGGGCCGGACAAAATCGTTCATCCCGGGCGCCCATGAGGTTGTGATCCGGGCCCTTGCCGGCGGGGGCACCCGGGAGAGCGCCGGCACGGGCAGCCGGCAGGCTGCCCTCGGCACAGGGCAGTTGGCGGAACTGGCGCGGCTGGCAATAGTGCCCAGGATCATTTCGGCCGGCCGCAGGACATGGAATGGGCCATCACCGGCGGGCGCCTGTACGTGCTCCAGTCGCGGCCGATGACCGCCCTGCCGCCGCAGCCACTACACCTGAACCCGTTCCAGCGCCTGATGGGTCCGTTCTTCCTGGAGATGTTCCAGGAACGTCCGTATCCCCTGGACGTGTCCGGCTGGATGCAGCGCGGCATTCTGGCCATGCTGCACGGCATGGCCGGAAGCGTCGGCGTCGTCTTCCCGTCGGTGAACGACTTGCTGCCGGAGGAGGACGGCGTGGTGGTCCGGCTGGTTCCTCCGGTGCCGCACCCTACACTTCGCACGCTCGGCGCACCCGTTTCCGTGGTGCGCCGGGCCCGCCGGTTCAATCCAACCCGGTGGACCCGGGACAGCAGGTTCGCCACATTCCTGGAGAACCTCCGGCGGCTCAACGCCCAAGACCCCCGGACCTTGGCCTGGCGAGGGGTGATCGGGCTCGCGGAGGACGCCTTCGCCACGATGCGGGGGATCACCGAGCTGCGGATCTCGTACCTGCCGGGAGCTTTCCTTCCGCAGGCCAAGCTGCGCCTGATGCTCATGCTGCTGGGCAAGAGGCACCTTGGCCCGGCACTCATCGCCGGCGCGGAAACCCGCACCAGCCAGGCAAACCGTGCGCTGGAGGCCCTGGCCGACCAGGTCCGGTCGCATGGCACGCTCGCCCGGGCCTTCACGGAACTTGAACCGGGCGAACTGCTTTCCCGGCTGGAGCACGATCCTGAATTCAAGGAATTCCACACACAATTCCAGGCATTCCTGGCAGAATACGGCCACCGTGAAACCGTCAGCGTGCTCTTGTCCAGTTCACCAACCTGGTCCGATGCCCCCGAGGTGGTTCTAGGCCTGGTCACCTCCATGATGGGAGAGCGGCGGCCGGCCGCAGACCAAACCGGCCAGGCCCTTGCGGAACTGAAACGTCATCCCGCCCTGCGGATCGCGGCCCTGCGGCGGCACCTGCTGTCCGCCGTCGACGCCGCAAAAGCCGGGACCGCCTTCCGCGAAGACAGCCACTTCTACGCCACCATGGTGCTGCCGCCGCTCCGGCGCGCGCTGTCCGAACTGGGCCGGCGGTTGTGCGATGCCGGGGTGCTGGCTGATGCGGCCGATGTCCAGCACCTGCGCTTTGAAGAACTGGCGGGAATGGACGACGGCGGCGCGCTGCCTGCCGCCGAGAGGGAACGCTACCGCCGGCTGGTGCTGGCCAGGGCCGCGAAACGCCGGGAACTGGAAGGCATTCCGCTGCTGGACACGGCAACGCTGTTCGCTCACATGCGTCCGGCGCCCGGGACTCTGGCGTCCGGCATGCCCGCCAGCCGCGGCCAGGCCACCGGGACGGTGAGGATCATTCGCGGGCCGGACGAATTCGGACTGCTCCGCAGCGGCGAGGTCCTGGTCTGCCCCTACACCAACCCATCCTGGACTCCCCTGTTCCAGCGCGCGGCCGCCGTCGTGGTTGACGCCGGCGGGATCGCCTCCCATGCTGCCATCGTCGCCCGGGAATACGGGATCCCCGCCGTCATGGCCACCGGGTCGGGGACCCGTGACCTGCAGACCGGCCAGCTGGTCCTGGTGGACGGCACCCGCGGACAGGTCACGGCGGCTGTTGCGGAGCCGTCGTCGTGACCGCTGGAACGGGCCAGGACCATCGAAAGCTGCCGCGCCGGCGCGGCGCGGTCCTGAACAACGCGATCTTCGATGCCGTCCTGGCAGAGATCGCCGAATCCGGATACTCTGCGCTGACTATGGACCGGGTAGCCGAACGCGCGCGCGCAAGCAAAGCCTCGCTCTACCGGCGCTGGCCCGGCCGCGCCGCCCTGGTACTGGACGCCGCCTACGCCTCTATGCATGGCCCGGACACCGTCCCGGACACCGGCAGCCTGCGGCTGGATACCTTGACCGCCATGCGGCAGGCTGCCCGGCTGCTGGAAGGGACCGTTGGACAGGCCGTTCGCGGAGTGTTGGGTGAGGCCTTGCAGAACCCCGAAGTTGCCGCAGAAGTCCGTGAGTTCACGCATGGAAACGCCAGCAGGATGATGCATGAGATCCTTGCCAGCGCCGTAAGACGGGGCGAATGCGATCCGGACCTCGTGACTGGCTTCAGGCTCGAGGCCGGTCCCGCCCTGCTGCGGCAACGGTTCATCTTCGGCTCCGGCCCCATCGAGGATGACTTCCTGGTGGGGATTGTGGACGAAGTGGTGCTGCCGCTGTTCGGCCTCGACCCGGGGCACACCCGGCGGGCACCTGAAACTGTAACTGAAGGAGAGCTGCGCCCGTGAAACCTTCCACCATTGTTTTCGACGTCAATGAAACCCTCTCGGACATGTCCCCCCTGGCAGGCAGGTTCGAAGAGGTAGGTGCACCGGCGTCCCTGGCCAAGCTGTGGTTTGCCACGCTGCTGCGCGACGGCTTTGCCCTCACCGCAGCCGGCGGCAACGGGTCTTTCGCCGAGATCGGTGCAGAGGCCCTGCGCGGCCTGTTCGCCGGCATGGACCTTGACAGGGATCCTGACGCTGCGGTGGAGCATGTGATGGCAGGACTGGCAGGGCTTGGCCTGCACCAGGACGTCCCGGAAGGAGTGAAGGCACTCAAAGCTGCGGGGTTCCGGCTGGCCACCTTGTCCAACGGCGCTACCGGGGTTGCCGAGAAACTGTTCAACGACGCCGGGATCAGGGACAGCTTTGAACTGCTGCTCTCCGTAGAGGACGCGCCGGCTTGGAAACCGGCACGGGCAGCCTACGGGTACGCCGCATCCACGTGCGGCGCAGCGCCCGATGAGCTGCTGCTGGTGGCCGTTCATCCCTGGGACATCCACGGGGCCGCGAAGGCCGGCCTCGGAACCGCATGGATCAACCGGTCCGGCGTCCAGTACCCCAAGTATTTCCAGGCTCCGGACTATACCGTGCCGGCGCTGGACAAGTTGGCTGCTGCCCTGGCCTGAGATGGGCCCGGAACGCAACGGGCGCCGTTGGCATGTCAGGCAAACCCGGAACCCAGCACGTGAATGCAGTCAGCCGCGCCCCGAGCAGACTGGACAATCTTCCCGCAGGAGACCCTCGACCGGCTCTGCCCTTAGGGCGGCTGCCGCGGCACTCCTGCGGCACCCAGGGACCGTCCGCCGCAGGGACTGTCCGCCCGCCGACGGACGTTCTTCAGGCTCCTCGCGGAGTGATCCTGGCGCAGCACTGCCCCGGGCTGTTGTTGGCCGCAACCCGTTCTTCCGGCTCGCCGCTGCCGGCCGCCGCCCCGCTGAGAAAGGCCCCGTTCATGGCACAGACGACACCGGGGTGCCCCTCCGAGAGGCGGTGGAAGGGGCAGTTGGGCAGCGTGAACCCGCCGCTGCCGTCGGGATTGGGACGGTAGCCGAAAGCGACGAGGAAGTCCTCCAGGCCCTGGCTGTCCGCGGCCAGCGACTTCCCCTTGGCATAGGCGGTGGCGAGGAGAACGTCACGCACCGGCTGGTTGTTTGCCGCCGCCTCGTCGATGGCCGCTGCCATCAGCTCCCCGGCGAGGTCGTAGTTCCTGTCCGGCACGGAAACGCCCACTTCACGGGCAACGGCCCGGTACACCTTCGAGGGGCGCCCTGACCCCGGCCCGGACTTTCCGGCGGGCTTGTGGAACTCCACGGCAAGCAGTCCGTCGGCCACCAGTCTGTCCAGGTGGAATGACACGGTACTCCGGGGAAGGTCCGTGGCGTCAGCGGCCTCGTCCCGGCTCAGCGCGGCAGGAGCAGCGAGCACCAGCTCGTACAACTGCCGCCGCTTTTCGTCCCCGAGGGAGGACAGCGCCACCACCCGGCGTGCCCACGGAAGCCTGGTCATGCCCGCACCTCTTTCTAAAAAGATTCCTCTTGTTTAAATCTACGGCACTTTCTAAAATCAAGATATCTACTTTTAGAAGGAGTCCATCATGACAACAAAAGCAGCCCACACGCCGGCGCAGGCACAGGACCTAAGAGGGGGACACCAGGCCTTCCTTTTGCTCCGCACGGTCTTCACGGTTGCACCTATCGTTTTTGGGCTGGACAAGTTCACCAACCTGCTGGTCGACTGGACGATCTACCTCGCCCCGGTGGCCACGTCCATCGTGCCCCTGCCCGCCCAGACCATCATGTATGTGGTGGGCGTCGTCGAGGTGATAGCCGGCATTGCCGTGGCTGTGCGGCCGCGGTTCGGTTCACTGCTCGTGGCGGTCTGGCTTCTCGGCATCATCGTCAACCTCCTGGTTCTCGGCGGCTTTTACGACGTGGCCTTGAGGGACTTCGGGCTCCTGGTCGGCGCACTGGCCCTGAACCGACTCTCCCCGGGGACAGGCATCTTCCGGTGAGCTGAAATGGACTGGCAACGGCGCTGGGCCCACTGGTGCAGGCCCGGCGTCGAGCCCACCCTTTCGAATACGATCTTGTGATGGCCCGCCTCATCGCTCCGGACGTTACTTACCACTCCTCCTGGCTGGAAGGAGCCGTTGAGTTCGACGGCGCCCGGCGTGACGGCGGAGGCGCCGAGGACTGGCCCCTGGAGCAACTCAAAAATCCCCAAACTTTCGGCCGCTTCGTGGACGCGCTACTTAGAGACGCACTGCCGGAGACCCCGCGCAAGCCGGGGCATGTGCCCTGCACCTACCTGTGGATCGTTGAAGGCAGCACGTTCCTTGGCTCACTCGCCATCAGGCACGAGCTGACCGACTTCCTCCTCAACGAGGGCGGGCACATCGGCTACAGTGTCAGGCCCTCTGCACGGCGCCGCGGCCATGCAGCCAGGGCGCTGGCTGATGCCCTGCCGATCGCCCGGGAACTTGGAATCCAGCGGGTCCTCCTTACCTGCGATGAGGAAAACGCAGGCTCCCGGGCCACCATCGAAAAGAACGGCGGCGTTCACGAGGACACCCGCAACGGCAAACGCCGCTACTGGATCGACACGGCGTAACCGGTCCGCGGAGGACAGGGCTGCGGTTGGAAGTCGCGATGCGCGTTCATGCTCCAGGCGTTGGTCTGCGCTAATCCGAGGGCAGGGGGCTGGCCTGGATGATGATGTTGGTCCCCCACAGATCCTCGGTAAAGCAGGTGATCAGGACAAACCTGCCCGGGACCCTGTCCCAGATCGCGCTGTCCCTCAGGGTGTCCTTGTACTCCGTGGTGATCTCATCGACGGTGAAGACCAGCGGCCCTTGCGCCGTGGATACGGTCAGCCGATCGCCCGGCTGCGCGCGTGAACTGATCCCGTTGAAGGGGGAAGGACGCCCCTCCCAGCTGTGCCCGACGATGTACGTCGTGTTGGTGGAGCCTGGACCAGGTGTGCCGTACGGGGTCAGCCAGTAAGCGTCCGGAGTAGGGGGAGGAACAAGGGAGCCAAGGCTCGCCTCCTGCTCCGTAAGAGAGAGCGGCAGGACGGCTTGGTCCATCTCCACCGCGGGGTAATCGATGTGCACGGGCGGCGAGGCGGCAGCTTCCTGCAGTGGACGATGTTCCACCGAGGGGGACGGCGGCTCTGCGGCAGCCGACAGAGACGATTGCGGCAGGGCCTCTCGACTCAGGGTCTGCGCGGACCCGCCGCCCAGGATTGCCGCCGCTAAGCCTGCCGCCCCCACGAGGGAGAGGACGGCTTTCCGCCGCAAGCCCTTGGTCCTAACTACTCCGACGCCTTCCGAGCACCAGCCTGGCTGCAAAGACGATGGCCGCGGTCACGGCAAGGGCCGCCATGACTATTCCGAGTGCCTCCTGACCTCCAACTGGGAGGCCCGCGGCCGTATCAATGTTCGTGCCCTGGTTCCGTCCCCCCGCACCAGTACCGGCCAGCGGGACAGCTGCTGCAGGGGCGGAGGAACTGGCGCCGTTGGCACCTGGCCCATTGCCCGCTGCTCCACCTGCTCCACCTGCGGCTGTCGCCGTCGGGCTGTCGACGGTTGTTGCAGTCGGCGTCGCTGTGGCGGACCCTGATGCTGTCTCCGTAGCAGTTGGTGTGCTGGTTGCAGTCGCCGTCGCAGTCGCAGTCTCAGTCGGGGAGGCCGTCTCCGTGGGCGTTGCCGTGGCCGTCGGTGTGCCCGAAATGGGCGGTGTGGTTGCGGCTGGCGTGCAAGCCGGGTTGGTGATCACGTTTGTGTCCAGGGAGACCTGACCGTTACGGGCGAGAACCCGGCCCTCCACAACGGCGTTGGTCTCCGCTGTTATGGAGGTGAGGGCAAGAATGGAACCTTTGAAACTCGATGCGGTACCCAGGGTGGCCGAACTGCCTACCTGCCAAAACACATTGCAGGCCTGGGCGCCGTTGGTGAGGATGACGCTGCTGGCTGACGCGGTGATCAAAGTCGACGCCGCCTGGAACACGAAGACGGAGTTGGGGTTGCCCTGCCCGTCCAGGGTGAGCTGTCCGCTGAGGGCCAGCGAACTGGTGGACCTGTAGACACCTTCAGTCAACGTCATGCCCACAAGGTCCCCTGCAACGCTGGTGGTCAACGGCTGCCCTGCTGCGGCGTTATAGGCAGTGGTCAGGTCCGACTGCGCTTGCACCGCAACCGCATCTGCCGCGTGGATGGCCCCCGCCGTAATCCCTGGCGGAAAGCCTGTGATTGCAGTCCCGGGGCTGACGCCCAGGTCCCCCTGGAGGGTGGATGGGCCGGTGTTGGTCACGGCGGAGCCGGCGAGCACGGAGTAGGAGGTGGCAGTGCCCAAACCCACCGGCGTGGCAGCGAAGGCGGGTGACTGCTGCCAAACCAAGGCGACCGCCAGGATAACGGCTCCGGCTGCACCCCCTGCCATTGCTGTTTGCCGGCGCCGGGATGCCCCCGAGGTGTGTCGTTGTGACCCGCGTCGTTGCGCAGAGCAGTGTTGCATGGCAGTTCCTTCCCCCAGCGGGCAAACGCCCCAAAGCACTGCCTTACAAATTGTGAGGGAGCGATACCTGCGGACTCTACGCTTCAAACGGTGGTCCGCCTACGGTCTCCGCAAACTGCGGGAAGACCCCAGAGGAACCT
Encoded here:
- a CDS encoding NINE protein — its product is MPQPGYGYPQSKSKIAAGLLGIFLGGLGIHRFYLGYTKIGIIQLVLAIVLSVLGLGFLALWGLIEGIMILAGAVYFQRDAHGVPLRN
- a CDS encoding PH domain-containing protein codes for the protein MTEIIHDKYEQLEQIRAGLLQGEIVYAVYDCIGVGTGFVGITNMRVILQDKSFVGNKLAVVSVPYKNIRSVSMLSNKSMMGRFASTSSIGIDTGGSIKEADFRGDDKAKHAHDLILWNMLNTK
- a CDS encoding PEP/pyruvate-binding domain-containing protein, whose translation is MTEKFTGMLADFGAADLALAGGKGANLGELVRHGFPVPAGFVVTTAAYATLLAETGLGAELEGLLEAENAGARIRALFAESHVPACVTADIAAAYAALGGGPVAVRSSATAEDLPGAAFAGQQDTFLNVVGEQAVTRAVVECWASLWTDRAIAYRQRQEINPREVSIAVVVQDMVPADTAGVLFSANPVTGERGEIVVDASPGLGEAVVSGRVTPEHYVLDRSGRTKSFIPGAHEVVIRALAGGGTRESAGTGSRQAALGTGQLAELARLAIVPRIISAGRRTWNGPSPAGACTCSSRGR
- a CDS encoding PEP-utilizing enzyme, coding for MEWAITGGRLYVLQSRPMTALPPQPLHLNPFQRLMGPFFLEMFQERPYPLDVSGWMQRGILAMLHGMAGSVGVVFPSVNDLLPEEDGVVVRLVPPVPHPTLRTLGAPVSVVRRARRFNPTRWTRDSRFATFLENLRRLNAQDPRTLAWRGVIGLAEDAFATMRGITELRISYLPGAFLPQAKLRLMLMLLGKRHLGPALIAGAETRTSQANRALEALADQVRSHGTLARAFTELEPGELLSRLEHDPEFKEFHTQFQAFLAEYGHRETVSVLLSSSPTWSDAPEVVLGLVTSMMGERRPAADQTGQALAELKRHPALRIAALRRHLLSAVDAAKAGTAFREDSHFYATMVLPPLRRALSELGRRLCDAGVLADAADVQHLRFEELAGMDDGGALPAAERERYRRLVLARAAKRRELEGIPLLDTATLFAHMRPAPGTLASGMPASRGQATGTVRIIRGPDEFGLLRSGEVLVCPYTNPSWTPLFQRAAAVVVDAGGIASHAAIVAREYGIPAVMATGSGTRDLQTGQLVLVDGTRGQVTAAVAEPSS
- a CDS encoding TetR/AcrR family transcriptional regulator, with amino-acid sequence MTAGTGQDHRKLPRRRGAVLNNAIFDAVLAEIAESGYSALTMDRVAERARASKASLYRRWPGRAALVLDAAYASMHGPDTVPDTGSLRLDTLTAMRQAARLLEGTVGQAVRGVLGEALQNPEVAAEVREFTHGNASRMMHEILASAVRRGECDPDLVTGFRLEAGPALLRQRFIFGSGPIEDDFLVGIVDEVVLPLFGLDPGHTRRAPETVTEGELRP
- a CDS encoding haloacid dehalogenase type II, producing the protein MKPSTIVFDVNETLSDMSPLAGRFEEVGAPASLAKLWFATLLRDGFALTAAGGNGSFAEIGAEALRGLFAGMDLDRDPDAAVEHVMAGLAGLGLHQDVPEGVKALKAAGFRLATLSNGATGVAEKLFNDAGIRDSFELLLSVEDAPAWKPARAAYGYAASTCGAAPDELLLVAVHPWDIHGAAKAGLGTAWINRSGVQYPKYFQAPDYTVPALDKLAAALA
- a CDS encoding helix-turn-helix domain-containing protein: MTRLPWARRVVALSSLGDEKRRQLYELVLAAPAALSRDEAADATDLPRSTVSFHLDRLVADGLLAVEFHKPAGKSGPGSGRPSKVYRAVAREVGVSVPDRNYDLAGELMAAAIDEAAANNQPVRDVLLATAYAKGKSLAADSQGLEDFLVAFGYRPNPDGSGGFTLPNCPFHRLSEGHPGVVCAMNGAFLSGAAAGSGEPEERVAANNSPGQCCARITPRGA
- a CDS encoding GNAT family N-acetyltransferase, with the protein product MARLIAPDVTYHSSWLEGAVEFDGARRDGGGAEDWPLEQLKNPQTFGRFVDALLRDALPETPRKPGHVPCTYLWIVEGSTFLGSLAIRHELTDFLLNEGGHIGYSVRPSARRRGHAARALADALPIARELGIQRVLLTCDEENAGSRATIEKNGGVHEDTRNGKRRYWIDTA
- a CDS encoding class F sortase, with translation MRRKAVLSLVGAAGLAAAILGGGSAQTLSREALPQSSLSAAAEPPSPSVEHRPLQEAAASPPVHIDYPAVEMDQAVLPLSLTEQEASLGSLVPPPTPDAYWLTPYGTPGPGSTNTTYIVGHSWEGRPSPFNGISSRAQPGDRLTVSTAQGPLVFTVDEITTEYKDTLRDSAIWDRVPGRFVLITCFTEDLWGTNIIIQASPLPSD
- a CDS encoding ice-binding family protein, which translates into the protein MAGGAAGAVILAVALVWQQSPAFAATPVGLGTATSYSVLAGSAVTNTGPSTLQGDLGVSPGTAITGFPPGITAGAIHAADAVAVQAQSDLTTAYNAAAGQPLTTSVAGDLVGMTLTEGVYRSTSSLALSGQLTLDGQGNPNSVFVFQAASTLITASASSVILTNGAQACNVFWQVGSSATLGTASSFKGSILALTSITAETNAVVEGRVLARNGQVSLDTNVITNPACTPAATTPPISGTPTATATPTETASPTETATATATATSTPTATETASGSATATPTATTVDSPTATAAGGAGGAAGNGPGANGASSSAPAAAVPLAGTGAGGRNQGTNIDTAAGLPVGGQEALGIVMAALAVTAAIVFAARLVLGRRRSS